ACCGGGTCGAGATGAGCGCGCGGGCGGGCGGCCCGAAGACCCACTTCCACCGCACCATCTCGGAGTCCTTCTTCATCCTCGGGGGTACCGTGCGGCTCTTCGACGGCGAACAGTGGGTCGACGCCCGGCAGGGCGACTTCCTGCACGTCCCGCAGGGCGGGCTGCACGCCTTCCGCAACGACTCCGACACCCCGGCCGAGATGGAGCGGGCGAGGTTCTTCGACGAACACGACTCGTACTTCGTGGAGTAGGCGGGAAACGGGAGACAGGGCTGTGAGCACCATCGCGTTCCTCAACATCGGCATGCACGGGCACATCAATCCGACGCTGCCGGTGGTGGCCGAGCTCGTCCGGCGCGGGCACACGGTCACATACCACACCTCGCCGGCGTTCCGTCAGGAGATCGAGGCCACGGGCGCGTCCGTGCGTCTCTACCCCGGCGGCGAGCAGCCGTTGCCCGATCCCCCGACGCCGGTCACCCTGCTGGAGTCGCTCGCGACCACGAGTCTGCGTCTGCTGCCCACCGTGCTGGACGACCTGCGCCGCGACGGGCCCGACCTGATCGTCCACGACAGTTCCTGTCTGTGGGGCGCGGTGGCGGCACGCGAACTGGGTGTGCCGGCGGCCTCGTCGTTCACCACGTTCGCCTTCAACCGGCAGGTGCCGAGCCCCACGCACGCCTCGTGGGATCTGCTGGCGGCGGCTCGTGGTCAACTCGGGAGTGTACGGGGCTACTTGCGGGCCCGCCGGGAGCTGCGCCGCCGGTTCGACGCGCGCGGGCTGCCGCCGCTCGACCTGCTGAACATCCGCCAGGGGCTCAACCTGGTGTACACATCACGGGCGTTCCAGCCCGCCGTCGAGCACTTCGACGAGTCCTACCGGTTCGTCGGCCCGAGCATCGGTGCCCGCCCGGCCGATCCGTCGTTCGACGCCGGCCGGCTCCGGAGTCCGGTGCTGTACGCCTCGCTCGGCACGGTGTTCGGCGCCGATCCGAAGCTGCTGCGTACGTTCGCCGTCGCGCTCGCCCCGCTGGGCGGCACGGTGATCGTGTCCACCGGGCAGACCGACCCCGGGGCTCTGGGGCCGCTGCCCGCCAATGTGGTTCCGCTGCGTTTCGTACCGCAGTTGGAGGTTCTGGACCGTGCGGCGCTGTTCGTCACCCACGGTGGGATGAACAGTGTCAACGAGGCCATGCAGGCGGGGGTCCCGATGCTGGTGGTCCCGCAGGGCGCCGACCAGCCGATGACGGCGGCTCGTGTGGTCGAGCTCGGCGCGGGTCTGTCGATCCGTACCGAGGACGTCGACAAGGGCTCGGTGCGCGCCCTCGCCCGACGTCTGCTGCACGAGCCCGCCTTCCGGGAGGCGGCGGCCACTCTGAAGGCCGCCCAGCGTGACGCGGGCGGCTACCGGAGGGCGGCCGCCGAACTGGAGCAGTACATGCACGTGGCGGGCGCTGCCCGCCGACCGGTCACCGATCCGGCACGGCGGGGCTGAGTCATGTCCCTCGTCATCGTGCTGCTGCTGTTCGCCGGGCTGTCGGAGGCCGCCGGGCGCATCCTCCCGCTGCTGGCGCGCCGGCCGGGCATGCCCCGGAACCTGGTGGTCGGGCTGCTGATCGGCGCCGGTCTGGTCGAGGCCGCCGTATTCACGCTGTGGCCGCTGACCGCGTGGACCCTGGCCGAGCTGCCGGTGTCCTCCCCTCCGGCGGGCGAGGCCCTGGAGTGGACGCCGGGTCTGGCCGCCCCGCTGCTGCTGTGCGCCGTGCTCGCGTTCCCGCTGCTCGGACCCCTGCTCCACCTGGTGCTGTTCGTGGCGGTCGGCGCCGGTCTGGCCGGACCGCTCGCTGCGGCAACCGACCTCGGCTGGTGGGGCGCCGCCGGCTGCGTGGCCGTCGCCGGGGTGGGACTGGGCCTTGCCGTGGAAGCCGTACGGCGGCTGGTCGTGCGGCTCAGCACGCCTCGTACACCGGAGCCGATCTCATGAACGACTTCCTGCTCTGGGCCTGCGTGCTCGGGCCCGTCCTGCTCGCCGAGGGGCTGCTGGCCCGCTACGAGGTGCTGGCCTACAGCGCCGGCTTCCGGGCACCCACCACCGAGCTGCCCGAGGGCATGCCCTACGCCCGGGGCGCGGCCGCCGACGCTCCCCCGGCGGCGTACCTGGTCTACCTGGACGGCATCGGCAAGCGCCGCGTGCGGGACACCCGGGACGGCGGGCAGCTGGTCAAGGCGGTGCTCGCCGGGGCGCCCGAGCTGCGGGTTTTGGGCCAGGTGCAGCCCTACTCGCCACTGGCCGACCCGCTCGCCGACCGTCCGGTGTGGGCGTGGCTGCGCCGGCACATCGGTCTGCTGCTGTTCCTGCACAACGTCATGCAGATCTTCGTCGCCGCCGACCACCGCTACCGGCCCCTGTACAACCGGGCCGTCGGCTCCCAGATCGCCACGCAGCTGCGGCTGGCCGGCTACCGGCCCGGCAGCGGGGTGCCGGTCGTGCTGCTCAGCTACAGCGGCGGGGCGCAGGTCGCCACCGGCGCGGTCGGTGAACTGCACGCCCGGCTGCGCTGCCCGCTCGTGGTGATCACGCTCGGCGGGTTCCACAACGGCGCCAACGACCTCTCACGAGTCGAGCAGCTGCACCGCCTCACCAGTGCGTACGACCGGATCGAGCGGGTCGGCACCTGGATGTTCCCGCAGCGCTGGCCCCTGTTCCGCGGGAGCGGCTGGAACCGGGCCCGGCGCGCCGGGAAGGTCACCGTGCATCGGCTCGATCCGGCGACCCACCTCGGCCCCCGCAGCTACATCAGCCGGGACCGGACGCTACCCGACGGGCGCAGCCTTCTCGACCGCACGACCGACACGGTGATCTCCCTCATCCGCGCCCGGCAGGACGCGCCGGCGGCGACGGACCGGCCCGTGCCGTGAGCGCCCGGTCAGCCGGCGTCGTCGAGTCCGGCGACCAGTCCGCGCAGGAGAGGGCCGTACTCGGGGTGGGCGAGGGCGGACGCCATCTGGGCGACCAGGTAGTCGGCCGGATTGCCGGTGTCGTACCAGCGGCCCTTGATGACCTGCCCGTACACCGCGCGGGTGGCGGCGTAGGCGTTGATGGCGTCGGTCAGATAGACCTCGCCGGTCCGGTGCTCGTACCAGCGGCGGGTCTGCTCGCGCAGTTCGTCGATGATGCCGGGGGTGACGACGTACCCGCCGATGGCCGCGTACGAGGACGGGGCGGAGGCGGGCTCGGGCTTCTCGACCAGGCCGGTGATGCGCAGCTGGCCGTCCCCGAGGTCCTCCTTGACGATGGGGACGCCGTAGCGCTGGGACTCGGTCGGGTCCATGGGCAGCAGGGCCAGCACCGGGCAGCCGGTCTGCTCGTAGGCACGGATCAGCTGCTGGGCGCGGGGCACCTCGGCCACGAAGACGTCGTCGGGCCACAGCACGAGCACCGGTTCGTCGCCGAAGGAGCGGGCGGCGTTCAGCACCGGGGTGCCGTTGCCGTACGGGCCGTACTGGTCGAGGTAGGTGATGTGGCCCTTGCGGGCCAGCTCGGCGACCTCCTCGACGGCGTCGGCGTAGGCCGTCTTGCCGTCGGTGCGGAGCTGTTCGACGAGGGCGGGGTTGGGGCGGAAGTGGTCCTGGATGAGGCTCTTGCCGCCGGAGACCACGATGGTGATGTCGGTGATTCCGGAGTCCACCAGCTCGCGCACGGTGTGCTCGATGACCGGCTTGTCGCCGACCGGGAGCATCTCCTTGGGTGTCGCCTTCGTCAGGGGCAGCAGTCGGGAGCCGAGTCCGGCGGCGGGGATCACAGCCCTGCGGATCGTCGGGGACATCGCATCTCTCTCGGTCGGTCGGCGCGTCGCACCGGCAGGCGCGGCACGATCGACGCTACCAACGCCTGTCACGACCCCGCCGGGCGCCCACCGGCGCAGCCCGCGCCGCCGGCGCTCCCCCGTCGAGCCCACTGTCACAGATGGGCCCTCCGGCCTGTCTATCTCTATATGCCTCTCCTGCCAGATGTCACCGTTGATCCGCCGAGCCCGGAGCCACGGGACGCCTACGAGGTCAGTGCCGAGTTCTACGACATCCTTCAGGCGGACCGGGACAGGGCCCGGGTGCACCGGTTCTACGCCCGCGACGTGCGTACCGCCCGCAGGGGCGTGCTGGACGTCGGTGCCGGGACCGGGCGGGTCACGCTCATGAGCCTCGCCGAGTCGCGGGTTCCCGTGCACGCGGTCGAGCCGACGCGCTGCATGCGGTCGCTGCTGATGACCCGCCTCGCGGCCCTGCCCGCCGGCATGAGGACGCGGGTCACCGTGCACCCCCAGGGGCTCGGCGAGGCCGGGCTGCGGGAGGTCGCGGACGTGGCGATATGCCACAACACGATCGGCTGTCTCCCGCCGGACGCGCGCCGCGCCCTGTGGCCGGCCGTCGCCGAAGCGCTGCTGCCGGGCGGGGTGCTCCTCGTCCATCTCCCGCCCGACCGCCTCCCCCGTGACGAGGCCACGCACGTCCTGCCGGCCCAGAAGGTCGGCCAGCACGTGTACGGAGGGCGCATGGTGATGTCGGCCGACGCGGACCGGATCCGTACCCGCTTCGAGTACTGGGTACGCGGCGCGCGGGGTGTCCTGCGCGAGTACACGGAGACGTTCTGGATGTGGCCGGCCTCCCTGGCGGAAGTGATCGCGGAGCTCGCGGGCTCCGGGTTCGTACCGCTGCCCGGACGGGCCGATCCCGCCGTGCTGACCGTGCGGCTCGGGCGTTGAAGGACGTCCGGCGGAGGCGGCCCCGGCCGCGCGTCCGGCCCTACCCGCTTGTAGCCTGGTCGTCCAGGACTGGAGGACATTCCATGCGCGCCGAGGACGGCACCGACTCCCTCGACCGGGCAGCACAGCAGTTCATGGCGGCGCGCCCCCAGCTCTTCGGTATCGCCTACCGCATCCTCGGCACCGCCGCGGAGGCCGAGGACGTCGTCCAGGACGCGTGGCTGCGGTGGCAGAAGACCGACCGCGGCGAGATCAAGGAGCCGGCCGCGTTCCTCGCGACCGTCACCGCCCGGCTGGCGATCAACGTCGCCCAGTCCGCCAGGATGCGGCGTGAGTCGTACACCGGGCCCTGGCTGCCGGAGCCGGTCGACACCAAAGCGGATCCGCAGCTGGGTGCCGAGCGGGCCGAGGCGCTCGACATGGCGGTGCTCCTGCTCCTGGAGAAGCTCAACCCCGTGGAACGGGCCGCGTATGTGCTGCGGGAGGCCTTCGACTACCCGTACAAGCGGATCGCGGAGATCCTGGAGACGAACGAGGCGAACACCCGCCAGCTGGTGACCCGGGCCCGCAAGCACATGACGGCGGAGCGCAAGGAGCCGGTCAGTTCGACCGCGCACAAGCGCCTGCTGGAGGTGTTCCTCGACGCGGCCCGGACCGGCAGCCTGTCGGGGCTGGAGAACGTCCTCGCGGAGGACGTGGTCAGCTACGCCGACGGCGGCGGCATCCGCGGGGCGTCCAAGATCCCGGTCGTCGGCCGGCTGCACGTCTCCAAGTACCTCGTCGCCTTCGCCCCGCGGTTCTGGCCGCCGGCGGAGGTCCGCTGGGTCGAGGCCAACGGCCGGCCGGCGGTCCTCGTGTCGGCCGAGGGAAACCCGGTGGCGCTGCTCTGCGTCGACGTCTCCGAGCGGGGCATCGAACGCATCATGTGGGTCATGAACCCGGCCAAGCTCGCTCCCTACGTGGCGTCGCTGACCGACTGAGGCCGACGGCCGCACCCCTCCTCGCGCCGACGGGTGTCACAGGTTCGGTGACTCGTCGGTCAACCTGCCACACCCTCGACCAGGCTGAGGTGCGGCGAAGATGGCATGTGGAGTGACCGGTGCGGGGGTCCCGCCCCGCTGCCGGGCGGGAGGCGCCCGATGAGCGAGCCGTTCGAGTTGCCGGGACTGTCCGCCGAGAAGGACTACGCCGGTGAGTCCTTCGCCCCCATCTACACCACCACGGTGACGGTGAACGGCGGCCCTTCGAGTCACGGACGGGCCTCCGGCAGGGCACGCTCGTCCGACGGGGTCCTCGACATCGACCTGCGCATGCCCGCCGAACTGGGCGGCGACGGCCGGGGCACGAACCCCGAGCAGCTGTTCGCGGCCGGGTTCGCCGCCTGCTTCCACGGCGCCCTGAGCCTGGTGGCACGCCAGGAGGAACTCGACCCGGCCCCGATCGCCGTCGAGGCCACCGTGTCCTTCGGCCGCGACCCCGGCGACGGCGGCTACCTGCTGCACATCGACCTGCTGGTCGGCTGGCCGGACATCGACCCGGAGATCGCCGCCCCACTCCTGGAGAGGGCCGACTCGCTGTGCCCGTACGCACGGATGGCCTGGCGGGGAACACCGACGACGATCACCTTGGCGTAGGAGATCTCTGTGTCACAGACCGGGGAGCTGCACGGTCTGACGAGGTGACCCTCCGGACACCCGACTCGCCGTGTGCGACATCCGAGACGAGGAATCCCCGTGAACAACTTTGTGATCGTCGGCGGCGGCCTTGCCGCAGGCAAGGCGGCGGAGAAGCTGCGGGAGCACGGCCACAGCGGCCGGATCGTCATCGTCGGTGACGAACGTGAGAAGCCGTACGTGCGGCCGCCGCTGTCGAAGGGCTATCTGCTGGGCACGGAGGAGCGCGATTCGATCTTCGTGCATCCCGACGACTGGTACCTGGACAACGACGTCGAGCTGCTGCTCGGCACGCGCGCGAGCGCCATCGAGCCGAGCGCCCGGCAGGTGGCCCTGGAGGACGGCCGTCAGCTCTCCTACGACCAGCTCCTGCTGGCGACCGGATCGTCGCCGCGGCGGCTGGCCGTCCCGGGGGCCGACCTCGACAACGTCCTGTACCTGCGCCGGGTGGAGGACAGCGAACGGCTCAAGGCCGCCTTCCGGGCGGGCAGGAACATCGTCGTGATCGGCGGCGGATGGATCGGCCTGGAGACCGCGGCGGCCGCCCGGACGGCCGGCGCCGACGTGACCGTCCTCGAACACTCGGAGCTTCCGCTGCTGAAGGTGCTGGGGCGGGAGGCGGCCGAGGTGTTCGCCGCGCTGCACGCCGACCACGGCGTCGAACTCCTGCCGAACGCGGGGGTGGAGTCGCTCACCGGGACCGACGGCAGGGTGAGCGGGGTGCGGCTCGCCGACGGCCGGCACGTGCCCGCGGACGCCGTGGTCGTCGGCATCGGCATCACCCCGAACGTGGGGCTCGCCGAGGACGCGGGCCTGGAGGTGAACAACGGCATCGTGACCGACGAGCACCTGCGGACCTCGGTGGACGGCATCCTCGCCGCCGGTGACGTCGCCAACGCCCGCCACCCGCTGCTCGGCCGTCACCTGCGGGTCGAGCACTGGGCCAACGCCCTGCACCAGCCGGAGGTCGCCGCGCTGAGCATGCTCGGCAGGGACGCCGTGTACGACCGGCTGCCGTACTTCTTCACCGATCAGTACGACCTCGGCATGGAGTACACGGGCCATGTGGAGCCGGGTGGCTACGACCGTGTCGTCTTCCGGGGCGAGCCGTCCGAGCGCCGGTTCATCGCGTTCTGGATGGCGGGCCGTCGGGTGCTGGCCGGGATGAACGTCAACGTGTGGGACGTCGTCGACGCGATCCGCACGCTCATCACCTCCGGCGCGGACGTCGACGACAAGCTCCTCGCCGATCCCGACGTTCCCCTGGACCGCGTCCTGTCCGGACACGACAAGTGACGACGAACACACGCAGAAGGGACCCCCGGGCGCCGGAAGACTGTCACAGATGAGCCGCCGGTCCGGTCGTAACTGGTGACATCCCCCCGATCGGAGAAGACCGTGGCTATCACCGAACAACGTCTTTCCACCATGGTGCTGGTGATCGGCACCGGCGGTGCGGGTCTGCGCGCGGCGATCGAACTGGCCGAGGCCGGTGTCGACGTCCTCGCGGTCGGCAAGCGCCCCAAGGAGGACGCACACACGGCGCTGGCCGCCGGCGGCATCAACGCGGCCCTGGCCACGATGGACCCCGAGGACAGCTGGCAGCAGCACGCGGCGGACACGATCAAGGAGAGCTATCTGCTCGCCGATCCCCGCACCGTCGAGATCGTCACCCAGGGCGCCGCCCGCGGCATCGACGACCTGGAGCGGTACGGCATGGCCTTCGCCCGCGAGGAGGACGGCCGTATCTCCCAGCGGTTCTTCGGCGCGCACAAGTTCCGGCGGACCGCGTTCGCCGGCGACTACACCGGTCTGGAGATCCAGCGCACGCTCATCAGGCGAGCCCAGCAGCTCGACATCCCCGTGCTCGACGGTGTCTACATCACCCGGCTGCTGGTGCACGACGGCGCCGTCTTCGGTGCCTACGGCTTCGACCTCGCGAGCGGGCGGCGCTACCTGATCCAGGCGGACGCGGTGATCCTCGCCGCGGGCGGCCACACGCGGATCTGGCGGCGCACCTCCTCGCGGCGCGACGAGAACACCGGCGACTCCTTCCGGCTGGCCGTGGACGCGGGCGCGCGGCTGCGCGACGCCGAGCTGGTGCAGTTCCACCCCTCCGGGATCATCGAGCCGGAGAACGCGGCCGGGACCCTGGTCAGCGAGGCCGCCCGCGGCGAGGGCGGGATCCTGCGCAACGCCCTCGGGGAGCGGTTCATGGCCCGCTACGACCCCGACCGGATGGAGCTGTCCACGCGCGACCGGGTGGCCCTGGCCTCGTACACGGAGATCAAGGAAGGGCGGGGCACGCCCAACGGCGCGGTGTGGCTCGACGTCTCCCATCTGCCCCGGCAGACGATCATGACGCGGCTCCCCCGCGTCTACCAGACGCTGCTCGACCTGCAGATGCTGGACATCACCCGCGAGCCCATCGAGATCGCGCCGACCGCGCACTACTCGATGGGCGGGGTGTGGGTGCGTCCCGAGGATCACAGCACGGACGTGGCCGGGCTGTACGCCATCGGTGAGGCGTCGAGCGGGCTGCACGGAGCGAACCGGCTCGGCGGGAACAGCCTCATCGAGCTGCTGGTCTTCGGCCGGATCACGGGGCAGGCGGCGGCCGCCTACTCGCAGTCCCTGACCGCGCAGCGGCGTTCGGCGGCGGCCGTCGCCGAGGCCCGTGCGGAGGTCGACGATCTGCTCGCCGCGGACGGGCCGGAGAACGTGCGCGCGCTGCAGCGCGCCATCCGCAACACCATGACGGAGCACGCGGGGGTCGTACGCGACGAGGAGGGCCTGCGGGCGGGCCTCGCGGAGCTCTCTGTGATCGAGAAGCGGATGGCGGACGTCGGCGTGCACCCGGACATCGCCGGCTATCAGGACCTCGCGCACGCCTTCGACCTGAAGTCGGCTGCCATGGCCGCCCGGGCCACGCTCGAATCGGCGCTGGAGCGTCGCGAGACGCGTGGCTGCCACAACCGCAGCGATCACCCCGACCAGGATCCGGCTCTGCGGGTGAATCTCGTGTGGTCCCCGGCGACCGGTGTGACCCGCGAGAGCATCCCGGATGTTCCGGACGAGATTTCCGCGCTGATGCAGGAAGTCTCGACCGAAGGAAAGCTTGTCGAATGAGCCGAGGGCGCCGGGCGGAAAAACTTCCGGATTTCTGCCCGGGGCCTGTCACAGGCAGAACCCCTGCCCTGTCAATTCTGGTGCAGAACGAATTTTCTCCGAGAGGAATCCGTCATGAAGGTCGTAGTGATCGGTGGAACCGGGCTCATCGGCTCGAAGCTGGTCGGCAAGCTGAACGAGCACGGGCACGAGGCGGTCGCGGCCGCGCCCAACACCGGCGTCAACACCCTCACGGGAGAGGGTCTCGCGGAGGTGCTGAAGGGCGCGTCGGTCGTGGTCGACGTGTCCAACTCGCCCTCGTGGGAGGACGAGGCCGTCCTGACCTTCTTCCGGACCTCCACCGCCAACCTGCTCCAGGCGGAGGCCGAGGCCGGTGAGACGCACCACGTGGCGCTGTCCGTGGTCGGCACCGACCGGCTCCAGGAGAGCGGGTACTTCCGTGCCAAGCAGGCGCAGGAAGAGCTGATCAAGGCGTCCGGCATGCCCTACTCCATCGTCCACGCCACCCAGTTCTTCGAGTTCATCAAGGGGATCGCGGACATCTCGACGGACGGTGACACCGTGCACATGTCCTCGGCCAAGTTCCAGCCGATCTACTCCGACGACGTGGCGGCGGCCGTCGGCCGCACCGCGGTGGGCGCGCCCGTCAACGGCGTGGTGGAGATCGCCGGCCCCGAGGTGTTCCAGCTCGACGAGCTGATCCGGAAGACCCTCGCCGACGCGAACGACCCCCGCACGGTCGTCACGGACCCGAAGGCCGGCTACTCCGGTGCCCAGCTCCAGGAGACGACGCTCCTGCCGGGTCCGGACGCGCACATCGCGGAGACCAAGCTGTCCGACTGGATGGCGCGGCAGCAGTAGAACACGGCCGGAAAGTGGCCCCTGCCGACGGGCAGGGGCCATTCCCCGTCATTTGATGTCTCCACTCATTTGATGTCTGCGCTTCGGATTCGCCTTCATGACCGGTCGGTTTATGCGTGCGCGTCCGTCGAGAGGACCGCTTCCAGATGCGCGAGGTCGCCGTACTGGGCCGCGGCGAGGAATGCCTGGACGAGCCGGCGGTGCGCGACGGAGTCCACGGGCTGCCGGGGACGGTCCGCGGCGAGCCGCTCCTGGGCCCTCGACGCCTGCTGCCTGGTGTTGTCGACGCCGATGCCCAGGAGCTCGGCGATCCGGCCGTACGGGTAGTCGAAACCCTCCCGCAGGACGTACACCGCACGCTGCCTGGGTGTCAGCGTCTGCATCAGCAGGCGGACCGCTCCTTCGGCGACGTCGTGCCGCTCCGCCACCGCTTCCGGTGTGGCGTCGAGGTCCGTGGACTCCGGGAGCCAGGGACTGGCGCAGGACTCCCGGCGCTTCCAAGCGGACTGGACGAGGTTGATCGCGAGGCGGGCGGTGGTCGTCCTGAGCAGCGCCGAAGGGTTGCGGACGACGGTGCGGTCGGCCCGCTGCCAGCGCAGCCAGGCTTCCTGGATGACGTCCTCCGCCTCGTCGGTGTCACCGACGATCCGATGGGCGATCTTGAAGAGACCGGGTCTGGCCTGCATGAACACCGATGTGGCGTCGTCGGGTACGACCATCGCCGGGGCGGCCGTCCCGACCGCCCCCTTCCGGCCTGGCCCGGCTTCGACCAGATGCGTCTCCACGACCGGCTCCCTGGCTCGGTGGGTCGGCGGCCCGAAAAGGGGCCTACTCCAACATCCCGCCACGGACGAGCGACCGCACCTCGCGGCCGGGTCAGGGTGTGACGCGTCCCGGGGAAGCGGGTACCGGGCGCCGGGTCATGGCCTGGCGTTCCTGTTCCGTGGTGCCGCCCCAGATGCCGTCCATCGGTCCCGCGTCGAGGGCCCAGGCGAGGCACTGCTCGCGCACCGGGCAGCGCCGGCAGACAGCCTTCGCCTCGTCCGTCTGGATCAGCGTCGGACCGCTGCCGCTGTGCCCGACGGGGAAGAACAGATCAGGGTCCTCGGCCTGGCAGCTCGCCCTTTCACGCCATTCCACGGAAGACCTCCTCGGCGATCGGCTGCCGGTGCCGCACGGGGCGCGGCACGGCCCGTCACTGCTGTGACCGGATGGCGGCCGTTTTCGTGACAGGCGGGCCCCTGTCACAGGGCGCGGGCCTGTCCGGTCACACCTGACGAGCGGACGCATCACGAGAACGATGCGGTGGTCGTCCTGGGGAGCTGCGCGCGAGGGAGGTCGGGTTGTGGCGGGTGCGGACGATGCGGTGTCGCTGGTGGAGTTGGTGGACGAGCGGCGGCATCTGCTGGATGTGGCGTTCTGGATGCTGGGCAGCGGGCGCGAGGCCGAGCGTGTGATCGACGAGGCGTACCGGCGGTGGTTCGGGCTGCCGGACGCGGAGCGGACCCGGATCTCGGAGCCGCGGTCGTGGTTGTGCCGGGTGGTGGGCGGCGCGTGCCTGTCCCGGCTGGCGTCACCGGGACAGTGCGGGACGGGCGCGGATGAGGTCGGTGGGGCGCTGGTGGACTCTTCGTCCCCGGCGGACCGGGCACGCCGGAGTCTGCGGGACCGGCGGGGGCGGCCGACGTCGGTGGAAGAGCACGACGCGGTGGTGCGGGCGGTGCGTGAGGCGTGTGCGCGTGAGGACGAGGAGGTGCTGGCGTCGTTGCTCGCGGCGGACACGGCGGCGTTCTTCGACGGTGGCGGGAAGGTCCGGGCGCTGATCAGGCCCGTGGAGGGAAGGGGGTCGGTGGCGCGGAGTCTGCTGACGCTGCTGGCGCGGCATCCTCGGACCACGCTGGACAC
The DNA window shown above is from Streptomyces chartreusis and carries:
- a CDS encoding sigma factor, whose product is MAGADDAVSLVELVDERRHLLDVAFWMLGSGREAERVIDEAYRRWFGLPDAERTRISEPRSWLCRVVGGACLSRLASPGQCGTGADEVGGALVDSSSPADRARRSLRDRRGRPTSVEEHDAVVRAVREACAREDEEVLASLLAADTAAFFDGGGKVRALIRPVEGRGSVARSLLTLLARHPRTTLDTHAVNGRTGLVVRYGRQVAAVISLDVVGPHVVQVWVTLNPDKLRTWNHPVGP
- a CDS encoding WhiB family transcriptional regulator codes for the protein MEWRERASCQAEDPDLFFPVGHSGSGPTLIQTDEAKAVCRRCPVREQCLAWALDAGPMDGIWGGTTEQERQAMTRRPVPASPGRVTP